A genome region from Zestosphaera sp. includes the following:
- the panB gene encoding 3-methyl-2-oxobutanoate hydroxymethyltransferase: MSSKIYPHDFLKKKKLGEKIVMVTAYSYYDALLADKAGIDGLLVGDSLGMVVMGYSSTLPVTLDEVKHHLKAVVNARPRALVVGDMPFLSYEVSKTEAIRNAGELIKMGADAVKIEGGSEVSEIVEALTRVGIPVMGHIGLNPQRYLMLGGYKLRGKNVEDALSILESAKALQDAGVFSIVIEYTTWQVAAEVTRATKVPTICIGAGAECDGQILVIHDLLGINPTPPPFVRKYADLYNEIQRALSRYAEDVRKGVFPGPNEFWGMSEDELKKFKERLGVVKKD, from the coding sequence TGATGCGCTCTTAGCTGATAAGGCAGGTATTGACGGCTTACTTGTGGGAGATTCTCTTGGGATGGTCGTAATGGGCTATTCTTCAACGTTACCAGTCACTCTTGATGAAGTGAAGCATCACCTTAAGGCGGTAGTGAACGCGAGACCCAGAGCTCTAGTAGTGGGTGACATGCCTTTCCTATCTTACGAGGTTAGCAAGACTGAAGCCATCCGAAATGCTGGAGAACTAATCAAGATGGGAGCAGACGCGGTTAAAATAGAAGGGGGTTCAGAAGTCTCGGAGATCGTGGAGGCCCTGACTAGAGTAGGCATACCAGTAATGGGTCATATAGGACTCAACCCACAAAGATACTTAATGCTAGGCGGCTACAAACTTAGAGGTAAGAATGTTGAGGACGCTCTAAGCATTCTTGAGTCAGCTAAGGCTCTCCAAGACGCGGGAGTCTTCTCAATAGTTATCGAGTACACGACTTGGCAGGTAGCTGCGGAAGTGACTCGCGCGACTAAAGTACCTACTATCTGCATAGGTGCCGGCGCAGAATGTGACGGGCAAATACTAGTAATTCATGATCTCCTAGGGATAAACCCCACACCACCACCCTTCGTCAGGAAATATGCCGACTTATATAACGAGATACAGAGAGCTTTAAGCAGATACGCTGAAGACGTGAGAAAAGGCGTCTTTCCAGGACCTAACGAATTCTGGGGAATGAGTGAAGACGAGCTAAAGAAATTTAAAGAGCGCTTAGGAGTCGTGAAGAAAGACTAA
- a CDS encoding 4-phosphopantoate--beta-alanine ligase: MEVNIPPTHPRYKSLLIREKLIKGFEEGYVAMAGLIAHGRGECFDYLIGEVTIEPAVRAIEAAVAALLLSNNPVISVNGNVAALVPGEIVKLAEAVNAKLEVNLFYRSEDRVAKIAEVLRAHGAHEVLGVDDAIAEIPELMSERRKVSPRGILIADTVLVPLEDGDRTEALRRLGKTVIAIDLNPLSRTARAASITIVDNVVRAVPKMIEYAQKLSSTPRKDLSKILERYDNNLILAEVLKHIMNRLEELSKSDLLIRC, translated from the coding sequence TTGGAGGTTAACATACCGCCCACGCACCCCAGGTACAAGTCACTCCTGATAAGAGAGAAGTTAATTAAGGGTTTTGAAGAAGGGTATGTTGCTATGGCTGGGTTAATAGCTCACGGAAGGGGGGAGTGTTTTGATTACTTAATAGGTGAGGTAACTATAGAACCGGCAGTGAGAGCCATAGAGGCTGCTGTAGCCGCCCTACTACTATCTAATAATCCCGTGATTTCAGTCAACGGTAATGTCGCTGCCTTAGTTCCTGGGGAAATAGTTAAGTTAGCTGAAGCCGTTAACGCTAAACTAGAAGTCAATTTGTTTTATAGGAGTGAGGATCGTGTAGCGAAGATAGCTGAGGTTCTCAGAGCTCACGGCGCGCATGAGGTACTTGGCGTAGACGACGCTATCGCTGAAATACCTGAGCTTATGAGTGAGAGAAGAAAAGTGAGTCCTAGGGGAATATTGATAGCAGACACTGTATTAGTACCTCTTGAAGACGGTGATAGAACTGAAGCTTTGAGGAGACTTGGCAAGACTGTCATAGCAATAGATCTCAATCCTCTTTCTAGAACTGCTAGGGCAGCTTCTATAACGATAGTTGATAATGTTGTCAGGGCAGTGCCTAAAATGATTGAGTATGCTCAGAAATTAAGTTCTACTCCCAGAAAAGACCTCTCTAAGATACTGGAGAGATACGATAATAACCTGATCTTAGCTGAGGTACTCAAGCATATAATGAATAGGCTAGAAGAACTCTCGAAATCTGACCTGTTAATTAGGTGTTGA
- the coaBC gene encoding bifunctional phosphopantothenoylcysteine decarboxylase/phosphopantothenate--cysteine ligase CoaBC: MKELESHPADEIRGSVSNHLSNVKIGFGLTGSVAIYRVIDVMRELVRRGADVYAVMSKAATELLNPTLVEWAVGSRVLTEFRGEVGHVSLGREVSSFAIAPATADIISKLAHGVCDNPVSLTAVNVLGLGKPVVVVPAMHSGLWYSPPINEAMKKLEEFGVVVVPPDISNTRAKLPENDDIIAAIEASTLRGRDLRNIKILVTAGPTREYLDRVRFLTNASSGKMGIAIAREAYFRGADVTLVHGPLSTKKPHYVRSISVTTTEEMLDAVLSEVKNRKYDVVVLAAAPADFRFKKYVEGKIKSEVGFLSVELEATPKISLSIRKEFSGLLVGFAAEAAEGEVSKLAELALEKLEKRSFDVIVANDISRSDVGFTVDYNEVLLISKKGRKELVSKSLKEVVARKILDLIKEELRNAY; encoded by the coding sequence ACTTAAGTAATGTTAAGATAGGCTTCGGGCTTACAGGCTCAGTAGCTATTTACAGAGTTATTGACGTTATGCGTGAGTTAGTCAGGAGAGGTGCGGACGTGTACGCTGTTATGTCTAAAGCAGCTACGGAATTACTAAACCCTACTTTAGTTGAGTGGGCTGTTGGTAGTAGAGTCTTAACAGAATTTAGGGGGGAGGTAGGTCATGTTTCTTTAGGTAGAGAAGTGTCTTCTTTCGCGATAGCCCCTGCTACGGCAGACATCATAAGTAAGTTAGCTCACGGCGTGTGTGATAATCCCGTCTCACTAACCGCTGTAAACGTGTTAGGTCTTGGAAAACCTGTCGTGGTAGTGCCTGCTATGCATTCAGGTCTGTGGTACTCGCCGCCAATAAACGAAGCAATGAAGAAGCTTGAAGAATTCGGTGTAGTAGTAGTTCCGCCAGACATCTCCAACACGAGAGCTAAACTGCCAGAGAACGACGACATTATTGCGGCCATAGAAGCATCAACGTTAAGAGGTAGAGACTTAAGAAATATTAAAATCCTAGTAACTGCTGGGCCTACGAGAGAGTACCTAGACCGCGTGAGATTCTTGACTAACGCTAGTTCTGGTAAGATGGGTATAGCCATAGCTAGGGAAGCGTACTTCCGCGGAGCAGACGTAACATTAGTTCACGGACCTCTATCGACTAAGAAGCCACACTACGTAAGGAGCATTAGCGTTACCACCACCGAGGAGATGCTTGACGCAGTATTAAGTGAGGTTAAGAACAGGAAGTATGACGTGGTTGTACTAGCCGCAGCACCTGCTGACTTCAGGTTTAAGAAGTATGTTGAGGGAAAGATCAAATCTGAAGTAGGGTTCTTATCTGTCGAACTAGAAGCTACGCCGAAGATATCGCTAAGTATAAGAAAAGAATTTTCAGGTCTCCTAGTAGGTTTCGCGGCTGAAGCGGCTGAAGGAGAAGTAAGTAAGTTAGCTGAGCTAGCTCTAGAGAAACTAGAGAAGAGAAGTTTTGACGTTATAGTAGCTAACGACATTAGCAGGAGTGATGTAGGCTTCACAGTCGACTATAACGAAGTACTCTTAATCAGTAAGAAAGGGCGTAAAGAGTTAGTAAGTAAGTCTCTTAAGGAAGTAGTAGCTAGGAAAATACTAGACTTGATTAAAGAGGAACTCAGAAATGCGTATTAA